The bacterium genome includes a window with the following:
- a CDS encoding sigma-70 family RNA polymerase sigma factor produces the protein MTSETKLVTQIAYGDEKESKEAWECLMRMHGRLIEHLGRAAHYSNPSDLKTELYLHLRGVNGEWNRLKSYQPRAGVGFENWLAIVAGRLARQKAADGSKESALKITLDEEQADTIGINVEPPMFQEERRVVVLKAIQKLKHPHCRILLCRHYWNEEDLCEIAGELGLKPDNVRQIHRRNLQELHRVLGHPV, from the coding sequence GTGACGAGCGAGACGAAGTTGGTCACGCAAATTGCTTATGGGGATGAGAAGGAAAGCAAAGAGGCCTGGGAATGTTTGATGAGAATGCACGGCCGATTGATTGAACACCTTGGAAGGGCGGCTCATTATTCAAACCCTAGTGACCTAAAAACGGAACTTTACCTTCATCTTCGTGGAGTAAACGGGGAATGGAATCGCCTGAAATCGTATCAACCTCGCGCTGGGGTTGGATTCGAGAACTGGTTAGCAATTGTTGCCGGACGATTGGCTCGGCAAAAGGCGGCTGATGGCTCAAAAGAATCGGCTCTGAAAATTACCTTAGACGAGGAGCAAGCTGATACGATTGGTATAAACGTGGAGCCTCCAATGTTTCAGGAAGAGAGGCGGGTCGTCGTGCTCAAGGCCATTCAGAAGTTAAAGCACCCACACTGCCGCATTTTGCTGTGCCGTCATTATTGGAACGAAGAAGACTTATGTGAGATCGCGGGCGAACTGGGGTTGAAACCGGATAACGTTCGCCAAATTCATCGCCGGAACTTGCAAGAACTGCACCGAGTACTAGGTCATCCAGTATGA